One part of the Glycine soja cultivar W05 chromosome 11, ASM419377v2, whole genome shotgun sequence genome encodes these proteins:
- the LOC114373771 gene encoding AT-hook motif nuclear-localized protein 11-like — MEQQNHTTDTDQFLILGPTPNEPHTPMAHVNVADTNNNVVGGAVNVGIGSGSAHVVAVAKSETVGSGQAVKRGRGRPRKNDIVENAVSPATGPPGFSDQAAKRGRGRPRGSRKLQILASIETAGGSIIPHVLTVKTGEDLVSTIMSFFDKDPQAICILSATGAVSDVAIRQNGASHVITRLEGTFEILSLSGAFTYANSPTGPVSKTGSLSISLARTDGRVFGGILESALVAACPIQLVMASFKQNISSQQIKRKQLSESSNAPLMLCNSDSERDQLKLLKLTEGGDKSCPSPPPTTTLEPTTATTNGVADNVFTATSNGVVDNVFLQNQIVHSASVNGVADLDSQAPQPASDYSDQMTHADVNASVIVL, encoded by the exons ATGGAGCAACAGAACCATACGACGGACACTGATCAGTTTTTGATCCTGGGCCCCACACCGAATGAGCCACACACTCCAATGGCGCACGTCAACGTCGCCGACACCAACAACAACGTTGTTGGCGGCGCAGTTAACGTTGGAATTGGTTCTGGTTCGGCGCATGTTGTGGCCGTAGCGAAATCCGAGACTGTAGGTTCGGGACAGGCGGTGAAGAGAGGGAGGGGGAGGCCTCGGAAGAACGACATTGTCGAAAACGCGGTGTCGCCGGCGACGGGGCCGCCGGGATTTTCCGATCAGGCTGCCAAGAGAGGCAGGGGACGTCCCCGTGGTTCTAGGAAACTGCAGATTCTAGCTTCCATTG AAACAGCTGGGGGAAGCATCATACCTCACGTGCTGACTGTGAAAACTGGAGAG GATTTGGTCAGCACGATAATGTCATTTTTTGACAAAGACCCTCAAGCAATTTGCATACTTTCTGCCACTGGTGCTGTTTCAGATGTGGCCATTCGCCAAAATGGTGCTTCTCATGTTATTACGAGACTCGAG GGTACGTTTGAGATATTGTCTTTATCTGGAGCATTTACCTACGCTAATAGCCCTACTGGTCCAGTTAGTAAAACTGGCTCGTTGAGTATTTCATTGGCTAGAACTGATGGGAGGGTTTTTGGAGGTATTCTTGAGAGCGCATTGGTAGCAGCATGCCCTATTCAA CTTGTTATGGCCTCTTTCAAGCAAAACATCAGCAGCCAACAAATCAAGAGAAAACAGTTGTCTGAATCTTCTAATGCACCCCTAATGCTGTGCAATTCAGATTCAGAAAGGGACCAACTGAAACTTCTAAAGTTGACGGAAGGTGGTGACAAGAGTTGTCCTtcaccaccaccaacaacaacacttgagccaacaacagcaacaactaATGGTGTAGCGGATAATGTCTTTACTGCAACATCCAATGGAGTGGTTGAtaatgtttttcttcaaaatcaaattGTGCACTCTGCCTCTGTTAATGGTGTTGCTGATTTGGACAGCCAGGCCCCGCAGCCCGCATCAGACTATTCTGACCAAATGACTCATGCAGATGTGAATGCAAGTGTCATTGTCTTATGA